A window of Rhodococcus sp. SGAir0479 contains these coding sequences:
- a CDS encoding lipid-transfer protein, protein MGSRVFVVGVGMTKFEKPGARDWDYPEMAREAGTKALEDAGIDYRQVEQAYVGYVYGESTSGQRVVYELGLTGIPIVNVNNNCSTGSTALYLATQAVRSGQADCALALGFEKMQTGSLGTTYDDREQPMMRHLLALAELQEFAMPPAPYMFGAAGKEHMERYGTTAEQFAKIGVKNHRHSVANPYAQFQDEYTLDDILAAKPIYGPLTKLQCSPTSDGSGAVVVVSEAFVDRHDLADRAVEIVGQSMVTDLPSTFEDRSAISLVGADMTRTAARRVYEQAGISPEDVDVIELHDCFSTNELITYEALGLCAEGEGGKLVDAGDTTYGGRWVVNPSGGLISKGHPLGATGLAQCSELTWQLRGTADARQVDDARIALQHNIGLGGAVVVTAYRPAQR, encoded by the coding sequence ATGGGCAGCAGGGTGTTCGTCGTCGGGGTCGGGATGACGAAGTTCGAGAAGCCGGGAGCCCGGGACTGGGACTACCCGGAGATGGCCCGGGAAGCGGGAACCAAGGCGCTCGAGGATGCCGGGATCGACTACCGGCAGGTGGAGCAGGCCTACGTCGGCTACGTGTACGGGGAGTCGACGTCCGGCCAGCGCGTGGTCTACGAGCTGGGGCTGACGGGCATCCCGATCGTCAACGTCAACAACAACTGTTCGACCGGGTCGACCGCGCTGTACCTCGCGACGCAGGCGGTTCGCAGCGGGCAGGCGGACTGCGCACTCGCGCTGGGCTTCGAGAAGATGCAGACCGGCTCGCTCGGCACCACGTACGACGACCGCGAACAACCGATGATGCGGCACCTGTTGGCGCTCGCGGAACTCCAGGAGTTCGCGATGCCGCCCGCGCCGTACATGTTCGGCGCCGCCGGCAAGGAGCACATGGAGCGGTACGGCACCACCGCCGAGCAGTTCGCGAAGATCGGCGTCAAGAACCACCGGCACTCCGTCGCCAATCCGTATGCCCAGTTCCAGGACGAGTACACGCTCGACGACATCCTCGCGGCCAAGCCGATCTACGGACCGCTCACCAAGCTGCAGTGCTCGCCGACGTCCGACGGCTCCGGCGCGGTCGTCGTCGTGAGCGAGGCCTTCGTCGACCGCCACGATCTCGCCGACCGGGCCGTCGAGATCGTCGGCCAGTCGATGGTGACGGACCTGCCGAGTACGTTCGAGGACCGCAGCGCCATCAGCCTCGTGGGCGCCGACATGACCCGCACCGCCGCGCGCCGCGTGTACGAGCAGGCAGGCATCTCCCCGGAGGACGTCGACGTCATCGAGTTGCACGACTGCTTCTCCACCAACGAACTCATCACGTACGAGGCCCTCGGGCTGTGCGCCGAGGGCGAGGGCGGCAAGCTCGTCGACGCGGGCGACACCACGTACGGCGGACGCTGGGTCGTCAATCCCTCCGGCGGTCTCATCTCCAAGGGGCACCCACTCGGGGCCACGGGGCTGGCCCAGTGCAGCGAGCTGACGTGGCAACTGCGCGGCACCGCCGACGCACGTCAGGTCGACGATGCCCGTATCGCCCTGCAACACAACATCGGGCTCGGTGGCGCGGTCGTCGTCACCGCCTACCGCCCGGCACAGCGCTGA
- a CDS encoding SDR family oxidoreductase, with the protein MGTLDGRVAIVTGAGRGIGREHALLFAREGAAVVVNDLGGANDGTGSDVGPAQQVVDEIVAAGGKAVANTDSVADWPGAEALVQQAVQEFGRLDVVVNNAGILRDAFIAGMEESQWDAVIAVHLKGHAAVLHHAAAYWKAQTKAGEPVQASVINTASASGTFMPNAGQSNYGAAKAGIAAMTLVAADELERYGVRVNAIAPIARTRLTLATPGMGALFAAEVPEGEFDAFAPSNISPLVARLAAADCKLTGKVYAVQGGAITELVNWQGGTTIESDGPWAVDDLAERLG; encoded by the coding sequence ATGGGAACTCTGGACGGACGCGTCGCGATCGTCACCGGCGCGGGACGCGGTATCGGCCGCGAACACGCCCTGCTGTTCGCCCGCGAGGGCGCTGCCGTGGTCGTCAACGATCTCGGTGGCGCCAACGACGGCACCGGATCCGACGTCGGCCCGGCGCAACAGGTGGTCGACGAGATCGTGGCGGCCGGCGGCAAGGCCGTCGCCAACACCGACAGCGTCGCGGACTGGCCGGGGGCCGAGGCGCTGGTGCAGCAGGCGGTGCAGGAGTTCGGCCGGCTCGACGTCGTCGTCAACAACGCGGGCATCCTGCGGGACGCGTTCATCGCCGGCATGGAGGAGAGCCAGTGGGACGCGGTCATCGCCGTCCACCTCAAGGGACACGCGGCGGTGCTGCACCACGCGGCGGCCTACTGGAAGGCGCAGACCAAGGCCGGTGAACCGGTGCAGGCGTCGGTGATCAACACCGCGTCCGCGTCGGGCACGTTCATGCCGAACGCAGGCCAGAGCAACTACGGCGCGGCGAAGGCCGGAATCGCCGCGATGACGCTCGTGGCCGCCGACGAGTTGGAACGGTACGGGGTCCGGGTCAACGCGATCGCCCCCATCGCCCGAACTCGGCTGACACTCGCGACACCCGGCATGGGGGCGTTGTTCGCGGCCGAGGTCCCCGAGGGCGAGTTCGACGCGTTCGCGCCGTCGAACATCTCACCACTCGTCGCGCGGCTCGCGGCGGCCGACTGCAAGCTCACCGGCAAGGTGTACGCGGTGCAGGGCGGTGCGATCACCGAACTCGTCAACTGGCAGGGCGGGACCACCATCGAGAGCGACGGGCCCTGGGCGGTCGACGATCTCGCCGAGCGGTTGGGCTGA
- a CDS encoding acyl-CoA dehydrogenase, which produces MARNTYELGLGLSEEHVALADSVRAFAERTVTRERTRAGLESDATAEAAQLWSAVAEQGLLGLAVPEEQGGHGAGLLGLAVALEALGRSVVPGPFTPTAAAVAVLAATDSKAGIELLPELIDGSRTAAITLGPPLHAERTGSGYRLAGAVDAVAGGGAADVLVLPATLGDTVRWVVVDRADVTVTVQDAIDPLRGAARVEAAETVVDADRVLDGLDERRVRSIVTVIFGAEAVGVMSWCVSTAAEYAKTRVQFGRPIGQFQAVKHKCAHMGIELEKARAVVWDAASALDEEHETADFAAEVAAVLVPDAAVRVAQDCIQVHGGIGFTWEHDAHLYYRRALAVRGVLGTREERVDRVAGHALAGVVRRSELELPAEAAEIRAIVRADLAPVAAIADEDEQLIALGDGGWVQPHLPKPYGRGAGPLEQIVIAQEIKAAGIAMPQLLMGGWAVQAVVAHGTDRQKQELAVPTLRGDLVWCQLFSEPGAGSDLAALTTRAEKVDGGWRISGQKIWTTVAQFADWAMLIARTDPSAPKHEGITYFVLDMATPGITVRPLREMTGSALFNEVFLDGVFVPDENVVGAVNDGWHVARTTLAGERVALSQKLEAYASDDDLFAFVRGRELGPVSRYRFGELVVESQAIDLIGARLVLKQLSGADVSTTASVGKLLGMGLGQSISEFVVAELGPAGVVAVPGQPSDKAMEQLIAGRATTIYGGTTEVQLNVIAERMLGLPRD; this is translated from the coding sequence ATGGCGCGCAACACGTACGAGCTGGGGCTGGGACTGAGCGAGGAACACGTGGCGCTGGCCGATTCGGTCCGCGCGTTCGCGGAGCGGACGGTCACACGGGAGCGGACCCGTGCCGGGCTCGAGTCCGATGCGACCGCCGAGGCGGCGCAGCTGTGGTCGGCGGTGGCCGAGCAGGGGCTGCTGGGACTGGCCGTGCCGGAGGAGCAGGGTGGGCACGGCGCCGGTCTGCTGGGTCTGGCCGTGGCGCTCGAGGCGCTGGGGCGGTCCGTGGTCCCCGGGCCGTTCACGCCGACCGCGGCTGCGGTGGCCGTGCTGGCCGCGACCGACTCGAAGGCCGGTATCGAGCTGCTGCCCGAGCTGATCGACGGCTCCCGCACGGCCGCAATCACGCTCGGTCCGCCGCTGCACGCCGAGCGGACGGGCAGCGGGTACCGGCTCGCGGGTGCGGTGGACGCCGTCGCCGGCGGCGGCGCCGCGGATGTGCTGGTGCTGCCGGCGACGCTCGGTGACACCGTCCGGTGGGTAGTGGTCGATCGCGCCGACGTCACCGTCACCGTGCAGGACGCGATCGACCCACTGCGGGGTGCGGCGCGGGTGGAGGCCGCGGAGACGGTGGTCGACGCGGACCGCGTTCTCGACGGCCTGGACGAACGCCGGGTACGTTCGATCGTCACGGTGATCTTCGGTGCCGAAGCAGTCGGTGTCATGTCGTGGTGTGTGTCCACCGCCGCCGAGTACGCGAAGACCCGGGTGCAGTTCGGTCGCCCCATCGGGCAGTTCCAGGCCGTCAAGCACAAGTGCGCGCACATGGGCATCGAGCTCGAAAAGGCCCGCGCGGTGGTGTGGGATGCGGCCTCGGCACTCGACGAAGAACACGAGACAGCCGATTTCGCGGCCGAGGTGGCGGCGGTCCTGGTTCCGGATGCGGCCGTCCGGGTGGCGCAGGACTGCATTCAGGTCCACGGCGGAATCGGTTTCACGTGGGAGCACGACGCGCACCTGTACTACCGCCGTGCGCTCGCCGTCCGAGGAGTGCTCGGCACCCGCGAGGAGCGGGTCGATCGCGTCGCGGGGCACGCGCTCGCCGGGGTGGTCCGCCGGTCCGAGCTCGAGCTGCCCGCCGAGGCGGCGGAGATCCGCGCGATCGTGCGCGCGGACCTCGCTCCCGTCGCGGCGATCGCGGACGAGGACGAGCAGCTGATCGCGCTCGGTGACGGCGGCTGGGTACAGCCGCACCTGCCGAAGCCGTACGGCCGCGGGGCCGGTCCGCTCGAGCAGATCGTGATCGCACAGGAGATCAAGGCCGCGGGGATCGCGATGCCGCAGCTGCTCATGGGCGGCTGGGCGGTGCAGGCCGTCGTCGCGCACGGAACCGACCGGCAGAAGCAGGAACTCGCGGTCCCCACCCTGCGTGGTGATCTGGTGTGGTGCCAGCTGTTCTCCGAACCGGGCGCCGGCTCCGATCTCGCAGCACTGACCACCCGGGCCGAGAAGGTCGACGGGGGATGGCGGATCAGCGGCCAGAAGATCTGGACCACGGTGGCGCAGTTCGCGGACTGGGCGATGCTCATCGCGCGTACCGACCCGTCGGCGCCCAAGCACGAGGGCATCACCTACTTCGTGCTGGACATGGCGACGCCGGGGATCACCGTCCGGCCGTTGCGGGAGATGACCGGGTCGGCCCTGTTCAACGAGGTGTTCCTCGACGGTGTGTTCGTTCCCGACGAGAACGTCGTGGGGGCGGTGAACGACGGTTGGCACGTCGCCCGCACCACGCTGGCCGGGGAGCGGGTGGCGCTCAGTCAGAAGCTCGAGGCGTACGCGAGCGACGACGACCTGTTCGCGTTCGTGCGCGGTCGCGAACTCGGCCCGGTGAGCCGCTACCGGTTCGGCGAGCTGGTGGTCGAGAGCCAGGCCATCGATCTGATCGGTGCACGCCTGGTCCTGAAGCAGCTCTCCGGCGCCGATGTCAGCACCACGGCCTCCGTCGGGAAGCTGCTGGGCATGGGTCTGGGACAGTCGATCTCGGAGTTCGTGGTGGCCGAGCTGGGTCCCGCCGGCGTCGTGGCGGTGCCGGGTCAACCGAGCGACAAGGCCATGGAGCAGCTCATCGCCGGGCGCGCGACCACCATCTACGGTGGCACCACCGAGGTGCAGCTCAACGTGATCGCCGAGCGGATGCTGGGGCTGCCCCGGGACTGA
- a CDS encoding TetR/AcrR family transcriptional regulator, whose protein sequence is MTDGRATRWDDHKMRRRDRILEAALAAVEDGGTDIGVQQIAERAEVPRSVVYRVFADRGDLDEQIRLRIIEVLMSDLGPVLTPHGTVREAIELAVDTYLRWIVEHPRLHAFLGKGAPSRTSVGSRAVTGTKTAIGVQLGALLAGILDRRGVTSELAEPMAFALVGLVDATVNRWLSQPEHPVPSESLARFLQTSIWGVLDSNLRALGVDIEPSTPVAQL, encoded by the coding sequence ATGACGGACGGGCGCGCGACTCGGTGGGACGACCACAAGATGCGGCGGCGCGACCGGATCCTCGAGGCCGCGCTCGCGGCGGTGGAGGACGGCGGCACGGACATCGGGGTGCAGCAGATCGCCGAACGCGCCGAGGTGCCGCGATCGGTGGTCTACCGGGTCTTCGCCGACCGCGGTGACCTCGACGAACAGATCCGCCTGCGGATCATCGAGGTGCTGATGTCCGACCTCGGGCCGGTCCTGACCCCGCACGGCACGGTGCGGGAGGCGATCGAGCTGGCCGTGGACACCTACCTGCGGTGGATCGTCGAGCACCCCCGTCTGCACGCCTTCCTCGGCAAGGGTGCGCCGAGCCGGACGTCGGTGGGCTCGCGCGCCGTCACCGGCACCAAGACCGCGATCGGGGTCCAACTGGGCGCCCTGCTCGCCGGCATCCTCGACCGCCGCGGCGTCACGTCGGAGCTCGCGGAGCCGATGGCGTTCGCGCTCGTCGGGCTGGTGGACGCGACTGTCAACCGGTGGCTGAGCCAGCCCGAGCACCCGGTGCCCAGCGAGAGCCTCGCCCGGTTCCTGCAGACGTCGATCTGGGGAGTGCTCGACAGCAACCTCCGCGCGCTGGGGGTCGACATCGAACCGTCCACCCCGGTGGCCCAGCTGTAG
- a CDS encoding MaoC/PaaZ C-terminal domain-containing protein: MTTPTVEFDTSGLGVWTEEQRFDVTAERIAEYAAATNDPIARHLAGEVAPPVFAVVPAFTSMAPAALAVAPVELLMKLVHGEQDFHFHRPIRPGDALVTRAKPIGFEGRENGSTVVVYVETRTDDGELVNEQWMTAFFRKVDAGPGEGERSPGHRFDERLRETEPAARVRQHIDKDQTFRYSPASGDPMPIHLDDEIARMSGLPGIINHGLCTMAFTSWAVLTELADGDVERLRRLAVRFAKPVLPEQDIETRFWKSGSGSGDTTYAYETTVGDELVIKDGLAVVADRRP; encoded by the coding sequence ATGACCACCCCCACAGTCGAGTTCGACACTTCCGGACTCGGGGTCTGGACCGAGGAACAGCGGTTCGACGTCACCGCCGAGCGCATCGCCGAGTACGCGGCCGCGACCAACGATCCCATCGCGCGCCATCTAGCCGGTGAGGTGGCCCCGCCCGTGTTCGCGGTGGTGCCGGCGTTCACGTCCATGGCGCCGGCGGCGCTGGCCGTGGCGCCGGTGGAACTGCTGATGAAGCTCGTGCACGGCGAGCAGGACTTCCACTTCCACCGCCCGATCCGCCCCGGTGACGCGCTCGTGACCCGGGCCAAGCCGATCGGATTCGAAGGACGCGAGAACGGGTCGACGGTCGTCGTCTACGTCGAGACCCGCACGGACGACGGCGAACTGGTCAACGAGCAGTGGATGACCGCGTTCTTCCGGAAGGTCGACGCCGGCCCGGGGGAAGGGGAACGCTCGCCCGGGCACCGATTCGACGAGCGGCTGCGTGAGACGGAGCCGGCGGCCCGCGTGCGCCAGCACATCGACAAGGATCAGACGTTCCGGTATTCGCCGGCGTCGGGAGATCCCATGCCGATCCATCTCGACGACGAGATCGCACGCATGTCCGGGTTGCCGGGCATCATCAACCACGGCCTGTGCACGATGGCGTTCACGTCGTGGGCAGTGCTCACCGAACTGGCGGACGGCGACGTCGAGCGCCTGCGCCGCCTCGCCGTCCGCTTCGCCAAACCTGTTCTGCCGGAACAGGACATCGAGACCCGATTCTGGAAGTCGGGGTCGGGTTCCGGTGACACCACCTATGCGTACGAGACCACCGTGGGCGACGAGCTGGTCATCAAGGACGGTCTCGCCGTCGTTGCCGACCGGCGGCCGTGA
- a CDS encoding type II toxin-antitoxin system Rv0910 family toxin, producing the protein MASVSVSASLPTTPDKAWDALSDLSRWEEWLTIHQGWKSELPTEVRLGATFTEVVSVMGMANKIEWTVTEVEVPKMVKISGTGMAGVKVEFTLRVAPDGSGSTASVDASFTGTMIVGPIGKAVAKNAAVDLEASLAKFAELVG; encoded by the coding sequence ATGGCTTCCGTTTCCGTCTCCGCTTCCCTGCCCACCACCCCCGACAAGGCGTGGGATGCGCTCTCCGACCTGAGCCGCTGGGAGGAGTGGCTCACCATCCACCAGGGTTGGAAGAGCGAGCTGCCCACCGAGGTCCGCCTGGGCGCCACGTTCACCGAGGTGGTCTCGGTGATGGGGATGGCCAACAAGATCGAGTGGACCGTCACCGAGGTGGAGGTCCCGAAGATGGTCAAGATCTCGGGTACCGGAATGGCGGGTGTCAAGGTCGAGTTCACCCTCCGCGTGGCACCCGACGGTTCCGGCAGCACCGCGAGCGTCGACGCCTCGTTCACCGGCACCATGATCGTCGGACCGATCGGCAAGGCCGTCGCCAAGAACGCCGCGGTCGACCTCGAGGCATCGCTCGCGAAGTTCGCCGAGCTGGTCGGCTGA
- a CDS encoding helix-turn-helix domain-containing protein, producing the protein MGRAAELLGVTQAFLRSLDSAKLVTPLRSEGGHRRYSRYQLRIAARARELIDQGTPVDAACRIIILEDQLRDALRINAELRQAQQHPAPEPDTPD; encoded by the coding sequence ATGGGCCGGGCTGCCGAACTGCTCGGTGTCACACAGGCCTTCCTCCGCAGCCTCGACAGCGCGAAACTGGTCACCCCGTTGCGCTCCGAGGGCGGTCACCGCCGCTACTCCCGCTATCAGCTGCGCATCGCCGCCCGCGCCCGCGAACTGATCGACCAGGGCACCCCGGTGGATGCTGCCTGCCGGATCATCATCCTCGAGGACCAGCTCCGCGACGCGCTGCGCATCAATGCCGAACTCCGGCAGGCACAGCAACACCCGGCCCCCGAGCCCGACACCCCCGACTGA